A window of the Acidovorax sp. YS12 genome harbors these coding sequences:
- a CDS encoding VWA domain-containing protein, producing MEEWVGRQWHRFITRAADGRASQAPVRLEEMQRTIGLMFRAGGGGQGVRIAPAGTSRVGGGGARSLLQRIAGGGTHAVLGQWQADVLALPPEIGVFDEAPHNRDLYLWLAALAAHLDPARGWLAGHVTATEAALAAFPGLRPRYERLRARQLAQRPDPARLRGRAAIAERAVQQALHGHAPGLDMDLDIRHGDVAPLWLWLTLPAADAARAAPTQKKQGQGAEEAAVQPPAVSDPRRRAAQSVADERNNAPLMMMFRAESILSWTEFTRVNRADDDDDDGTALSAANDMDELAIAPDGHAMASRVKFDLDLPSAAHDDLPLGPGARYPEWDYKRALLHPDHCAVQCYVARDAARYTAPPPLRAVARRMRRRLEALRAAPARLRGRTEGDDIDIDAWVRHQVEAGHGPASEAPPVYIQRVRAERSLATLLLADLSLSTDAYATQDARVIDVIRDALHVFGEALSASGDAFEILGFSSVRRQHVRIQHLKGFNERWDAGAIARVNAIKPGYYTRMGAALRHATARLLERSERQRLLLILTDGKPNDLDVYEGRYGLEDTRHAVHAARAAGLTPFCVTIDAQAHDYLPHLFGSQGYALVHRPQDLVRRLAAAYAGLTR from the coding sequence ATGGAAGAATGGGTCGGCCGCCAGTGGCACCGCTTCATCACGCGCGCGGCCGATGGCCGCGCCTCGCAGGCCCCGGTGCGGCTGGAGGAGATGCAGCGCACCATCGGCCTCATGTTCCGTGCCGGCGGCGGCGGCCAGGGCGTGCGCATCGCCCCGGCGGGCACCAGCCGCGTGGGCGGCGGCGGCGCGCGCTCGCTGCTGCAGCGCATCGCCGGCGGCGGCACCCACGCCGTGCTGGGCCAGTGGCAGGCCGACGTGCTGGCCCTGCCGCCCGAGATTGGCGTGTTCGACGAAGCCCCGCACAACCGCGACCTGTACCTGTGGCTGGCCGCGCTGGCCGCGCACCTCGACCCGGCCCGGGGCTGGCTCGCCGGCCACGTCACGGCCACCGAGGCGGCGCTGGCCGCCTTCCCCGGCCTGCGCCCGCGCTACGAGCGGCTGCGCGCCCGGCAGCTGGCGCAGCGCCCGGACCCGGCGCGCCTGCGTGGCCGCGCCGCCATCGCCGAGCGCGCCGTGCAGCAGGCCCTGCACGGCCACGCCCCCGGCCTGGACATGGACCTGGACATCCGCCACGGCGACGTGGCCCCGCTGTGGCTGTGGCTGACCCTGCCCGCCGCCGACGCCGCCCGCGCCGCGCCCACGCAGAAGAAGCAGGGCCAGGGCGCCGAGGAGGCCGCCGTCCAGCCCCCGGCCGTGAGCGACCCGCGCCGCCGCGCCGCGCAGTCGGTGGCCGACGAGCGCAACAACGCGCCGCTGATGATGATGTTCCGCGCCGAGTCCATCCTGTCGTGGACCGAGTTCACGCGCGTCAACCGCGCCGACGACGACGATGACGACGGCACCGCGCTCAGCGCCGCCAACGACATGGACGAACTCGCCATCGCCCCCGATGGGCACGCCATGGCCTCGCGCGTGAAGTTCGACCTCGATCTGCCCAGCGCCGCGCACGACGACCTGCCCCTCGGCCCCGGCGCACGCTACCCCGAGTGGGACTACAAGCGCGCGCTGCTGCACCCCGACCACTGTGCCGTGCAGTGCTACGTGGCGCGCGACGCTGCCCGCTACACCGCGCCGCCGCCGCTGCGCGCCGTGGCGCGGCGCATGCGCCGCCGGCTCGAAGCCCTGCGCGCCGCCCCGGCCCGCCTGCGCGGGCGCACCGAGGGCGACGACATCGACATCGACGCCTGGGTGCGCCACCAGGTCGAGGCCGGCCACGGCCCGGCCAGCGAGGCGCCGCCCGTCTACATCCAGCGCGTGCGCGCGGAGCGCAGCCTGGCCACGCTGCTGCTGGCCGACCTGTCGCTGTCCACCGACGCCTACGCCACGCAGGACGCGCGCGTCATCGACGTGATCCGCGACGCGCTGCACGTCTTCGGCGAGGCGCTGTCGGCCAGCGGCGACGCCTTCGAGATCCTGGGCTTCTCCTCGGTGCGGCGCCAGCACGTGCGCATCCAGCACCTCAAGGGCTTCAACGAGCGCTGGGACGCGGGCGCCATCGCGCGCGTCAACGCCATCAAGCCCGGCTACTACACGCGCATGGGCGCGGCGCTGCGCCACGCCACGGCCCGGCTGCTGGAGCGCAGCGAGCGCCAGCGCCTGCTGCTCATCCTCACCGACGGCAAGCCCAACGACCTCGACGTGTACGAGGGCCGCTACGGCCTGGAGGACACGCGCCACGCCGTGCACGCGGCGCGCGCGGCAGGCCTCACGCCGTTCTGCGTGACCATCGACGCCCAGGCGCACGACTACCTGCCGCACCTGTTCGGCTCGCAGGGCTATGCGCTGGTGCACCGCCCGCAGGACCTGGTGCGGCGCCTGGCCGCCGCTTACGCGGGACTGACGCGCTGA
- a CDS encoding CbbQ/NirQ/NorQ/GpvN family protein, whose amino-acid sequence MPMDHSEQKHLEQVPYYAEQGGEAALFAHAFAQRLPVLIKGPTGCGKTRFVEHMAARLGRPLITVSCHDDLSAADLVGRHLISERGTVWADGPLTRAVRTGAICYLDEVVEARKDTTVVLHPLADDRRVLPIERTGEHIAAAPGFMLVVSYNPGYQNVLKSLKPSTRQRFIALNFDYPAPEVEQAIVTRESGVDAAVAQRLVALAQALRRLTAQDLEETVSTRLLVMAARLVASGIALPTACQAAVVDALTDDADTAAALAEVVAAVIGS is encoded by the coding sequence ATGCCCATGGACCACAGCGAACAAAAGCACCTGGAACAGGTGCCCTACTACGCCGAGCAAGGCGGCGAGGCCGCGCTCTTCGCGCATGCGTTCGCGCAGCGCCTGCCGGTGCTCATCAAGGGGCCCACGGGCTGCGGCAAGACCCGCTTCGTCGAGCACATGGCGGCGCGCCTGGGCCGCCCGCTCATCACCGTGAGCTGCCACGACGACCTCTCGGCGGCCGACCTCGTGGGCCGCCACCTCATCTCCGAACGCGGCACCGTGTGGGCCGACGGACCGCTGACCCGCGCCGTGCGCACGGGCGCCATCTGCTACCTCGACGAAGTGGTCGAGGCGCGCAAGGACACCACCGTCGTGCTGCACCCGCTAGCCGACGACCGCCGCGTGCTGCCCATCGAGCGCACGGGCGAACACATCGCCGCCGCCCCGGGCTTCATGCTCGTGGTGAGCTACAACCCCGGCTACCAGAACGTGCTCAAGAGCCTCAAGCCAAGCACGCGCCAGCGCTTCATTGCGCTCAACTTCGACTACCCCGCGCCCGAGGTGGAGCAGGCCATCGTCACGCGCGAATCGGGCGTGGACGCCGCCGTGGCCCAGCGCCTGGTGGCGCTGGCCCAGGCGCTGCGCCGCCTGACCGCGCAGGACCTGGAGGAAACCGTCAGCACGCGCCTGCTGGTCATGGCCGCACGCCTGGTGGCCAGCGGCATCGCGCTGCCCACCGCCTGCCAGGCCGCCGTGGTCGATGCGCTGACCGACGACGCCGACACCGCCGCCGCGCTGGCCGAGGTGGTGGCCGCCGTGATAGGCAGTTAG
- a CDS encoding cbb3-type cytochrome c oxidase subunit I, with translation MTTQVLKYQSQSVSRLYFIAAMVLFAGQIIFGITLGLQYVIGDLFFPYIPFNIARMVHTNLLIVWLLFGFMGAAYYMVPEEAETELHSPALAIALFWIFLAAGALTILGYLLVPYAKLAELTGNNLLQTMGREFLEQPLPTKVGIVVVALGFLYNISMTVLKGRKTSITLVLLMGLWGLALMFLFSFVNPENLVRDKMYWWFVVHLWVEGVWELILAALLAYVLVKTTGVDREVIDKWMYIIIAFALMSGLLGTGHHFFFIGMPGYWLWIGSIFSALEPLPFFLLTMFAFNMVQKRRRNHPNQAAVLWAVGTSVMGFLGAGLWGFIHTLAPVNYYTHGSQVTAAHGHLAFFGAYVMVVITIISYAMPTLRGRLANSQRSQALEMWSFWIMCIGMAVMVLALTAAGTVQVWLQRLPETNALAFMATQDELRIFYWVRVGGGVLFLIGQFVYFASFFAGGNHVLPGEKHHKHGHDGDHASGAAVNPLQAKPAQRVHPRV, from the coding sequence ATGACCACCCAGGTTCTCAAATACCAAAGCCAGTCGGTTTCCCGGCTGTACTTCATCGCAGCCATGGTGCTGTTCGCCGGGCAGATCATCTTCGGCATCACGCTGGGCCTCCAGTACGTGATCGGCGACCTGTTCTTCCCGTACATCCCGTTCAACATCGCGCGCATGGTGCACACCAACCTGCTCATCGTGTGGCTGCTGTTCGGCTTCATGGGGGCGGCGTACTACATGGTTCCCGAAGAGGCCGAAACCGAGCTGCACAGCCCGGCGCTGGCCATCGCGCTGTTCTGGATCTTCCTGGCCGCGGGCGCGCTCACCATCCTGGGCTACCTGCTGGTGCCCTACGCCAAGCTGGCCGAGCTGACGGGCAACAACCTGCTGCAGACCATGGGGCGCGAGTTCCTGGAGCAGCCGCTGCCCACCAAGGTCGGCATCGTCGTCGTCGCGCTGGGCTTCCTCTACAACATCAGCATGACCGTGCTCAAGGGCCGCAAGACCAGCATCACCCTGGTGCTGCTCATGGGCCTGTGGGGCCTGGCGCTGATGTTCCTGTTCAGCTTCGTCAACCCCGAGAACCTGGTGCGCGACAAGATGTACTGGTGGTTCGTGGTGCACCTGTGGGTGGAAGGCGTGTGGGAGCTGATCCTGGCCGCGCTGCTGGCCTATGTGCTGGTCAAGACCACCGGCGTGGACCGCGAGGTGATCGACAAGTGGATGTACATCATCATCGCCTTCGCGCTGATGAGCGGCCTGCTGGGCACGGGGCACCACTTCTTCTTCATCGGCATGCCCGGCTACTGGCTGTGGATCGGCAGCATCTTCTCGGCACTGGAGCCCCTGCCCTTCTTCCTGCTGACCATGTTCGCCTTCAACATGGTGCAGAAGCGCCGCCGCAACCACCCCAACCAGGCCGCCGTGCTGTGGGCCGTGGGCACCTCGGTCATGGGCTTCCTGGGCGCGGGCCTGTGGGGCTTCATCCACACCCTGGCACCGGTCAACTACTACACCCACGGCTCGCAGGTCACCGCCGCGCACGGCCACCTGGCCTTCTTCGGCGCCTACGTGATGGTCGTCATCACCATCATCAGCTACGCCATGCCCACGCTGCGCGGCCGCCTGGCCAACAGCCAGCGCTCGCAGGCCCTGGAAATGTGGAGCTTCTGGATCATGTGCATCGGCATGGCCGTGATGGTGCTGGCCCTGACGGCCGCGGGCACCGTGCAGGTCTGGCTGCAGCGCCTGCCCGAGACCAACGCCCTGGCCTTCATGGCCACGCAGGACGAACTGCGCATCTTCTACTGGGTGCGTGTCGGCGGCGGCGTGCTGTTCCTGATCGGCCAGTTCGTGTACTTCGCCAGCTTCTTTGCCGGCGGCAACCACGTGCTGCCCGGCGAGAAGCACCACAAGCACGGCCATGACGGCGACCACGCCAGCGGTGCCGCCGTGAACCCGCTGCAGGCCAAGCCGGCCCAGCGCGTGCACCCGCGCGTCTGA
- a CDS encoding cytochrome c: MSQVHSGFTKQMARNMFYGGTVFFALLFAALIFDSERRIPERSNDHAITPAVVAGKKVWETNNCIGCHTLLGEGAYFAPELGNVVKRRGPDFIKAWMASMPSNTPGRRQMPQFNLTEEQTNNLIEFLKWTGEINTENWPPNIEG, from the coding sequence ATGAGCCAGGTACACAGCGGGTTTACCAAGCAAATGGCCCGCAACATGTTCTACGGCGGCACGGTGTTTTTCGCACTGCTGTTCGCCGCACTCATCTTTGACAGCGAGCGGCGCATCCCCGAACGGTCGAATGACCATGCCATCACCCCTGCGGTGGTGGCGGGCAAGAAGGTCTGGGAGACGAACAACTGCATCGGCTGCCACACGCTGCTGGGCGAAGGCGCGTATTTCGCGCCCGAGCTGGGCAACGTGGTCAAGCGCCGCGGCCCCGACTTCATCAAGGCCTGGATGGCCTCCATGCCCTCCAACACCCCCGGCCGCCGCCAGATGCCGCAGTTCAACCTGACCGAGGAGCAGACCAACAACCTGATCGAATTCCTCAAGTGGACCGGCGAGATCAATACCGAAAACTGGCCACCCAACATCGAAGGCTGA
- a CDS encoding cytochrome C oxidase subunit IV family protein — MTARRINVIWAVLLLATALTWWLGESGSATRAELASAAIVLGLSALKGALIVLDYMELRHAPALWRRLLLGWLAAVVLLLLAASAWHAR; from the coding sequence ATGACCGCACGCCGCATCAATGTCATCTGGGCCGTCCTGCTGCTGGCCACGGCGCTGACGTGGTGGCTGGGCGAGAGCGGCAGCGCCACGCGCGCCGAGCTGGCCAGCGCCGCCATCGTGCTCGGGCTGTCGGCGCTCAAGGGCGCGCTCATCGTGCTCGACTACATGGAACTGCGCCACGCACCGGCGCTGTGGCGCCGGCTGCTGCTCGGCTGGCTGGCGGCGGTGGTGCTGTTGCTGCTGGCCGCCTCGGCCTGGCACGCGCGCTGA
- a CDS encoding cytochrome c oxidase subunit 3, with product MLFVAFAGARLRDPALFAAGQATLDLNSGALNTVLLVSASACAARALHAVRASDSRAGARWLLAALAFGLGFLGVKSLEYVHKWQEGLDVAENTFAMLYVGLTGFHFLHAAVGCLLFALLWAPTRRGAYGPGNCHALETVTVFWHMVDLLWMVLFPLVYVLR from the coding sequence ATGCTGTTCGTGGCCTTCGCCGGGGCGCGCCTGCGCGATCCCGCGCTGTTCGCCGCGGGCCAGGCCACGCTGGACCTGAACTCGGGCGCGCTCAACACCGTGCTGCTGGTCAGCGCCAGCGCCTGCGCGGCGCGCGCGCTGCACGCCGTGCGCGCCAGCGACAGCCGCGCGGGCGCGCGCTGGCTGCTGGCCGCGCTGGCCTTCGGCCTGGGGTTCCTGGGCGTGAAGAGCCTGGAGTACGTGCACAAGTGGCAGGAGGGGCTGGACGTCGCCGAGAACACCTTCGCCATGCTCTACGTCGGCCTGACGGGCTTTCACTTCCTGCACGCCGCCGTGGGCTGCCTGCTGTTCGCGCTGCTGTGGGCACCCACGCGGCGCGGCGCCTACGGCCCCGGCAACTGCCACGCGCTGGAGACCGTCACCGTGTTCTGGCACATGGTCGATCTGCTGTGGATGGTGCTGTTCCCGCTGGTCTATGTATTGCGCTGA
- a CDS encoding c-type cytochrome, whose product MAWLAAAHAQAPEAAKPDAPALYQQHCAVCHGAQRTGLMGPALLPESLERTRPAALQRVIAQGRPATQMPGFGGQLSEGEIAALAAWVRTPVVPAPRWGEADIRASRSFTPLPADEPVKPKWDADPMNLFVVVEGGDHHVSLLDGDRFEVITRFASRYALHGGPKFTPDGRYVFFGSRDGWITKYDLWRLAVVAEVRAGLNMRNVAVSGDGRWVMAANYLPHTLALFDADLNLVKTYDAATLDGKASSRVSAVYDATPRHSFVVALKDIPELWEISYDKKAEPIYDGLVHDYKMGESIAKPGYLGVRRTPLSEPLDDFFFDQSYRHALGATRPKQGEGAASAQVVNLDIRRKVADLPIAGMPHLGSGITFAWNGTTVLASPNLGGGAVDVIDMKTWKTVRTLKTPGPGFFMRSHEDTPYAWTDSMMSPAAKDTLTIIDKRTLEPVAQVREPGKTLAHIEFTRDGRYALASVWEMDGALIVFDATTFKEVKRLPMKKPVGKYNVWNKITRSEGTSH is encoded by the coding sequence ATGGCTTGGCTTGCAGCAGCGCACGCCCAGGCGCCCGAGGCCGCCAAGCCCGACGCCCCCGCCCTCTACCAGCAGCACTGCGCCGTGTGCCACGGCGCGCAGCGCACCGGACTGATGGGCCCGGCGCTGCTGCCCGAGAGCCTGGAGCGCACGCGCCCGGCCGCGCTGCAGCGCGTCATCGCGCAAGGCCGCCCGGCCACGCAGATGCCCGGCTTCGGCGGCCAGCTCTCGGAAGGCGAAATCGCCGCCCTGGCGGCCTGGGTGCGCACGCCCGTGGTGCCCGCGCCGCGCTGGGGCGAGGCCGACATCCGCGCCTCGCGCAGCTTCACGCCCCTGCCGGCCGACGAACCCGTCAAGCCCAAGTGGGACGCGGACCCGATGAACCTGTTCGTCGTCGTCGAAGGCGGCGACCACCACGTCTCGCTGCTCGACGGCGACCGCTTCGAGGTCATCACGCGCTTCGCCAGCCGCTATGCGCTGCACGGCGGCCCCAAGTTCACGCCCGACGGGCGCTACGTGTTCTTCGGCTCGCGCGACGGCTGGATCACCAAGTACGACCTGTGGCGCCTGGCCGTGGTGGCCGAGGTGCGCGCCGGCCTGAACATGCGCAACGTGGCCGTGAGCGGCGACGGGCGCTGGGTCATGGCCGCCAACTACCTGCCGCACACGCTGGCGCTGTTCGACGCCGACCTCAACCTGGTCAAGACCTACGACGCCGCCACGCTCGACGGCAAGGCCAGTTCGCGCGTCTCGGCCGTCTATGACGCCACGCCGCGCCACAGCTTCGTGGTGGCGCTCAAGGACATTCCCGAACTCTGGGAAATCTCCTACGACAAGAAGGCCGAACCCATCTACGACGGCCTGGTGCACGACTACAAGATGGGCGAATCCATCGCCAAGCCCGGCTACCTGGGCGTGCGCCGCACGCCCCTCTCCGAGCCGCTGGACGACTTCTTCTTCGACCAGAGCTACCGCCACGCGCTCGGCGCCACGCGCCCCAAGCAGGGCGAAGGCGCCGCCAGCGCCCAGGTGGTCAACCTCGACATCCGCCGCAAGGTGGCCGACCTGCCCATCGCCGGCATGCCGCACCTCGGCTCGGGCATCACCTTCGCGTGGAACGGCACCACCGTGCTGGCCAGCCCCAACCTGGGCGGCGGCGCGGTGGACGTGATCGACATGAAGACCTGGAAGACCGTGCGCACCCTCAAGACGCCCGGCCCCGGCTTCTTCATGCGCAGCCACGAGGACACGCCCTACGCCTGGACGGATTCGATGATGAGCCCCGCCGCCAAGGACACGCTCACCATCATCGACAAGCGCACGCTGGAGCCGGTGGCCCAGGTGCGCGAGCCGGGCAAGACGCTGGCGCACATCGAGTTCACGCGCGACGGGCGCTACGCGCTGGCCAGCGTGTGGGAGATGGACGGCGCCCTCATCGTCTTCGATGCCACCACCTTCAAGGAGGTCAAGCGCCTGCCCATGAAGAAGCCCGTAGGAAAATACAACGTGTGGAACAAGATCACGCGCAGCGAGGGCACCTCGCATTGA
- the nirJ gene encoding heme d1 biosynthesis radical SAM protein NirJ encodes MFRISQYLRELAQAQATGQYPTPRERHARGPVVIWNLIRRCNLTCKHCYALSADHDYAGELSLPEVFTVMDDLKAFGVPALILSGGEPLLRPDLFEIAARARDLGFYTGLSTNGTLIDAPMAARIAGAGFDYVGISLDGLKPTHDKFRRLDGAFDRSLAAIRHLATHNVKVGLRFTMTALNAHDLPALLQLMQDEGANKFYFSHLNYAGRGNIHRDKDAHHQATRAAMDLLFDHAWAAAQAGSLDDYVSGNNDADGPYLLQWVRQRLPQWEGALRQRLVAWGGNASGQMVANIDNLGHVHPDTMWWHHDLGSVRARPFSQIWNDTSDPLMAGLKQRPRPVQGRCAACQYLAICNGNTRVRAQQLTGNPWFEDPGCYLGDAEVGAASTPFEAPARKNARRTIEIAHA; translated from the coding sequence ATGTTCCGCATCAGCCAGTACCTGCGCGAACTCGCCCAGGCACAAGCCACCGGCCAATACCCCACGCCCCGCGAGCGCCACGCACGCGGCCCCGTGGTCATCTGGAACCTGATCCGCCGCTGCAACCTCACCTGCAAGCACTGCTACGCGCTCTCGGCCGACCACGACTACGCGGGCGAGCTGTCCTTGCCGGAAGTCTTCACGGTGATGGACGACCTGAAGGCCTTCGGCGTGCCCGCGCTCATCCTCTCGGGCGGCGAGCCGCTGCTGCGGCCCGACCTGTTCGAGATCGCCGCGCGCGCGCGTGACCTGGGCTTCTACACCGGCCTCTCGACCAACGGCACGCTGATCGACGCCCCCATGGCCGCGCGCATCGCCGGCGCGGGCTTCGACTACGTGGGCATCAGCCTCGACGGCCTGAAACCCACGCACGACAAGTTCCGCCGCCTCGACGGCGCGTTCGACCGCAGCCTGGCCGCCATCCGCCACCTGGCTACGCACAACGTCAAGGTGGGCCTGCGCTTCACCATGACGGCGCTGAACGCGCACGACCTGCCCGCGCTCTTGCAGCTCATGCAGGACGAGGGCGCGAACAAGTTCTACTTCTCGCACCTGAACTACGCCGGGCGCGGCAACATCCACCGAGACAAGGACGCGCACCACCAGGCCACGCGCGCCGCCATGGACCTGCTGTTCGACCACGCCTGGGCTGCCGCCCAGGCCGGCAGCCTGGACGACTACGTGAGCGGCAACAACGACGCCGACGGCCCCTACCTGCTGCAGTGGGTGCGCCAGCGCCTGCCGCAGTGGGAGGGCGCGCTGCGCCAGCGCCTGGTGGCCTGGGGCGGCAACGCCAGCGGCCAGATGGTGGCCAACATCGACAACCTGGGCCACGTGCACCCCGACACCATGTGGTGGCACCACGACCTGGGCAGCGTGCGCGCGCGCCCGTTCTCGCAGATCTGGAACGACACCAGCGACCCGCTGATGGCCGGCCTGAAGCAGCGCCCGCGCCCCGTGCAGGGCCGCTGCGCGGCGTGCCAGTACCTTGCCATCTGCAACGGCAACACGCGCGTGCGCGCCCAGCAGCTCACCGGCAACCCGTGGTTCGAGGACCCGGGCTGCTACCTCGGCGATGCCGAGGTGGGCGCCGCCAGCACGCCGTTCGAGGCGCCCGCCAGGAAAAACGCGCGCCGCACCATCGAGATCGCCCATGCATAA
- a CDS encoding Lrp/AsnC family transcriptional regulator, whose translation MALDAFDRALIAATQGGLPLVARPYEAVGAMLGVPGEQVRERLEHMLAQGLVRRIGAVPNHYRLGYTANGMSVWDVADEHVATLGPRVAALPGVSHCYRRPRHLPGWPYNLFAMLHGTSRENVAQQAGEIAALLGDACRGHDILYSTAILKKTGLRLKE comes from the coding sequence ATGGCGCTTGATGCCTTCGACCGCGCGCTGATCGCCGCCACCCAGGGCGGCCTGCCGCTGGTGGCACGCCCCTACGAGGCCGTGGGCGCCATGCTCGGCGTGCCCGGCGAACAGGTGCGCGAACGCCTGGAACACATGCTGGCCCAGGGCCTGGTGCGCCGCATCGGCGCCGTGCCCAACCACTACCGCCTGGGCTACACCGCCAACGGCATGAGCGTGTGGGACGTGGCCGACGAGCACGTCGCCACGCTCGGCCCGCGCGTGGCCGCCCTGCCCGGCGTGAGCCACTGCTACCGCCGCCCGCGCCACCTGCCCGGCTGGCCCTACAACCTGTTCGCCATGCTGCACGGCACCAGCCGCGAAAACGTGGCGCAGCAGGCCGGGGAGATCGCCGCGCTGCTGGGCGACGCCTGCCGTGGCCACGACATCCTGTATTCCACCGCCATCCTCAAGAAAACCGGCCTGCGCCTGAAGGAGTGA
- a CDS encoding Lrp/AsnC family transcriptional regulator → MLTLEDARLIDRLHGGFPLVDRPFAAVGAELGWSEERVIERLHQLLAQGVLTRFGPLFQIERAGGQFVLAAIAVPEERFDAVNAVVNSFPEVAHNYRRTHALNMWFVVAAESPAQAGSALARIEDAIGLPVLAFPKEQEYFVELRLPALATAAAPGERHGA, encoded by the coding sequence ATGCTCACCCTTGAAGACGCCCGCCTCATCGACCGGCTGCACGGCGGCTTCCCGCTCGTGGACCGGCCCTTCGCCGCCGTCGGCGCGGAGCTGGGCTGGAGCGAGGAGCGCGTGATCGAGCGCCTGCACCAGCTGCTGGCGCAGGGCGTGCTCACGCGCTTCGGCCCGCTGTTCCAGATCGAGCGCGCGGGCGGGCAGTTCGTGCTCGCCGCCATCGCCGTGCCCGAGGAACGCTTCGACGCCGTGAACGCCGTGGTCAACAGCTTTCCCGAGGTGGCGCACAACTACCGGCGCACGCACGCGCTGAACATGTGGTTCGTCGTCGCCGCCGAATCCCCGGCGCAGGCCGGCAGCGCCCTGGCGCGCATCGAGGACGCCATCGGCCTGCCCGTGCTCGCCTTCCCGAAGGAGCAGGAGTATTTCGTCGAGCTGCGCCTGCCCGCACTGGCCACCGCCGCCGCACCAGGAGAACGCCATGGCGCTTGA
- a CDS encoding Lrp/AsnC family transcriptional regulator, translating to MSSHPPEQALDLALLNPWQRGFPLLPEPFAAIGQPLGLGAAEVLAHYARLQRQGTLSRIGAVFAPGAGGASLLAAMAVPPGRLDAVAASVSSHAGVNHNYEREHATNLWFVATGRDDAQVEQLLCQIEADTGLPVLRLPMLRPYRIDTGFDLRASQSQATGATHWAATPLQPHEQPLAALAEHGLALAERPYDLWAEQLGQSADAVLAQLQRWLAQRTLARFGVVVRHHELGYTANAMTVFDVPDSAVDACGEALAQVPGVTLAYQRARAPGWRYNLYCMVHGRDRQAVRATVAQATAHAGLASRPQALLFSLRRFKQTGARRFAHLAPAKLSNSIAASA from the coding sequence ATGAGCTCACACCCGCCCGAGCAGGCCCTCGACCTTGCCCTGCTCAACCCCTGGCAGCGCGGCTTTCCGCTGCTGCCCGAGCCGTTCGCGGCGATTGGCCAGCCCCTGGGCCTGGGTGCCGCCGAGGTTCTCGCGCACTACGCGCGGCTGCAGCGCCAGGGCACGCTCAGCCGCATCGGCGCGGTGTTCGCGCCCGGCGCGGGCGGCGCCTCGCTGCTGGCCGCCATGGCAGTGCCGCCCGGGCGGCTCGACGCAGTGGCCGCCAGCGTCTCCAGCCACGCCGGCGTAAACCACAACTACGAGCGCGAGCACGCCACCAACCTGTGGTTCGTCGCCACCGGGCGCGACGACGCGCAGGTGGAACAGCTGCTGTGCCAGATCGAGGCCGACACCGGCCTGCCCGTGCTGCGCCTGCCCATGCTGCGGCCCTACCGCATCGACACCGGCTTCGACCTGCGCGCCAGCCAGTCCCAGGCCACGGGCGCCACGCACTGGGCGGCCACGCCGCTGCAGCCGCACGAGCAGCCCCTGGCGGCGCTGGCCGAGCATGGCCTGGCGCTGGCCGAGCGCCCCTACGACCTGTGGGCCGAACAGCTCGGCCAGAGCGCCGATGCCGTGCTGGCGCAGCTGCAGCGCTGGCTGGCGCAGCGCACCCTGGCGCGCTTCGGCGTGGTGGTGCGCCACCACGAGCTGGGCTACACCGCCAACGCCATGACCGTGTTCGACGTGCCCGACAGCGCCGTCGATGCCTGCGGCGAGGCGCTGGCGCAGGTGCCGGGCGTCACGCTGGCCTACCAGCGCGCACGCGCGCCGGGCTGGCGCTACAACCTGTACTGCATGGTGCATGGCCGCGACCGCCAGGCCGTGCGCGCCACCGTGGCCCAGGCCACGGCGCACGCCGGGCTGGCCAGCCGGCCCCAGGCGCTGCTGTTCTCGCTGCGCCGCTTCAAGCAGACCGGGGCGCGCCGCTTTGCCCACCTGGCGCCCGCCAAGCTATCGAATTCGATAGCTGCCAGCGCTTGA